The following DNA comes from Pirellulales bacterium.
CACACGCGGCGGGAGTTCATTGCTTCCAGGGAAGCCATGACATCGACGGTCGTAAACTCACGGTCCGATGGCAAGACGCTGTTAATGCACTCAGCGATGGATTTATGGCCCGATAGGTCTTTGCCGAGAATATCCTGTTCCAAGGCCGCGATTCTTACGAGCGTCGTTTCGTAAGCGTCTTTGATGGCGTAGATGGCCTTGTCTCTTTTCTCACGCGCTTTGCGCCGCAATTCGTTGAAGGCTTCCATGCCCAGCAATGTAATACTGGCGCGCTGGGGCGTAAAATGCTATGATGAAATCCCACACGTTCGTTTACCAGTACCAGCCGGAAAATTTTTCGGCTTGGACCGCACCCAAATGGGCCATCATCTGCGGCAGCAATCTCGACGGCAAAATTGCCGGGCCCATTTACCAATCGCACGGAGCCACGGTTTTGAATACTGCCCAATACGGCGAGGTGACTGTAACCATCGATCACGGACAGCTCGATGTGCAAACGTTCCGGCAACCGAAAAACAGAGATAAATGACGGCTCACTTGATATATTCGGAAATCCACCCGAGGTGCCAGATATTCAGTCACAATCGAGGATTTAACGATGAGCTCACCGACAACCAACACGCCCGTCAACACAACCAAAGTTACCGGGCGGCGGGAATTGCACTTCACCAAACTCGCCGACATTCAGGCCGAAGCGGAGCGCTTGGCGGCCGGGCCGGTGCGGCAGCTGGGGAACTGGACGCTGGGGCAAACGTTTTCGCACTTGGCGCGAACGATGAAAATGTCGCTCGACGGCAGCGATTTTCGCGCGCCATGGTACATTCGATTGCTCGCGCCGCTGTTGAAGAACAAATTTTTGCGCCAGACGATGAAGCCCGGTTTCAAGCTCACGGGAGATGCCGCCAGACAGTTAGTGGCCGAAGTGCCGGTTCCCACGCCCGATGGTTTGGACGATTTGCGGAAAACCATGGACCGGATGAATTGCGAACCGCAGCGGCACCCCAGCCCCGTGTTTGGCCCGATGACGCGCGAAGAATGGGATCAACTGCACCTGCGGCACTCCGAAATGCACCTGAGCTTTTTCGTGCCGGAGTGAGCGGGCTGGGTTATGATGGTTCGCTCGTTAATTCTTTCCACTGTGCGATGCGTGGATCACGCGCGCCGTAAATCTGCGTGATTTGGTTCAAAATCCAAGTGCGATCGAGGCTGTGCTGGAGTTGTAGCATTTGTTCGATATCGGCAAGATCTTTGCGCCGAAAAAACATCATTTTGAACACGCACAGCGTTTCTGCATCCCAAATCATGATCGGTTGTGTTCCCAATAGTACCTGTTGTCGGCGTTGCCGCGCCAACTCGTAAAATGGCATGGTCGGGAGAAAGGCATCGACGCGTCTGCCTTCAAATTCCACCTGGCAAAATCCGTGCTGCATTAGCGACTGAACAGCTTGATCGGCGTGCAATTGGCAACCGACTGATTGGAGCAATCGCACAAAGCCAGTCGGCTGCTCCGGCGGCAGAAATAGCGTAATATCGACATCGACGGTGCCGCGCGGCTGTGACCAAAAGCCGAGTGCGATGGCGCCTCCCAAGGCATATTCGCAACCAGCCCTCTCCATTGCCGCGGCCAGATGTGCGGCAACTTCAACGGCGTCCGAAGGAGAATTACTGCTGCCTGACACGACTGGCGCACTCCGCGAGAAATTTCCAGGTGGATTCCGGCCAAGGGGCAGGCTGGGCTGGTGGGAAGCCCATTGCGTTTCGGCTCGCTTCCAAACGGGCAGCGCCACGACAGGCTAGGCGCAGCAATTCACCCCGCTCGGTGAGCGACATATTTCGAATCCGGTCCAGATCGCGCGCCTCGAGCGCCGAGATCGCCGTGGTGTTCAATGTCTTCTGGGAATTCATAAGAGAATCCTGGTTTCGGCTGATTGCCAGGGGAGGCCAGCATCATATCAGAAGTATAACACGTGTGCGTCGGCGATTCGATTTCCGCGCCCAGCGATTGCAGTTTTTCGGGGAGCGCTTCGTAACCGCGGGCCAAATGCTGCGCCTGGTGAATCAGGGTGCGGCCGGGAGCGGTCAGGCCGGCTAAAACCAGGGCGGCGCCGGCGCGCAAATCGGGAGCGGTCAATTCGGCGGCCGATAATTGTTCCACCCCGTGGATGGCGAGCGCATCGCGGATGTGTTCGATTTGTGCGCCCAAGCGGTTCAGTTCGGGCACATATGCAAAGCGGTAGGGGAAAACGCAATCGCCGATGGTGCTCCCGCCGTCGGCAATGGCGGCCAATGCGGTGAACTGGGCCTGCAAATCGGTCGGCACGCCGGGATATGGAAGCGCACGGAAGTGGAATGAGAGGGGCCGATCGGCAATGGCGGCGCGAATCCAATTCGGGCCGGTGTCGAGCGTGACGCCGGCATCGTCCAGCACGGCGAGGACGGTTTCTAAATGGTCGGGACGGCAACTTCGCACCGTAACGTCGCCGCCCGTGATGGCGCCGGCCAAGAGGAGCGTGCCGGTTTCGATGCGATCGGGTATGACCCGGTGGCCCGCCGTCCCGGTGCCGCCGAGTTGCTTCACACCGTGGATGTGCAACGTGGAGGAGCCGAGGCCATCGATGCGGGCTCCCAGGCAGATTAAAAATTTTCCCAGGTCGATAATTTCCGGTTCGCGGGCGGCGCCGTGGATAATGGTTTCGCCGTGGGCCAATACGGCAGCCATGAGCACATTGGCCGTACCGGTGACCGTGGGACCGTGCAGGCCGGCGAGATTCATTTCGGCGCCGTGGAGAAATTTGGCTTCGGCGACAATGTAATTATGATCGAACCGAATTTTCGCGCCCATCGCAGACAGGCCTTGCAAATGCAGGTCGACGGGACGGGGGCCGATGGAACATCCGCCGGGAAGCGCCACGACTGCCCTGCCCCGCCGCGCTAATAGCGGCCCGAGCACGCAAAAACTGGCCCGCATGCGATCGACCAATTCGGCTGGTGCGGTGACGGGGGTGGAGTCGACGGTATGGACGTGGAGCGTAGCGTCGGCGTGGCGTTTGACTTCGACGCCCAGGTGGCCGAGCATTAAGGCCATGGTGTTGACGTCGGCGACATCGGGCGCGCCGACCAACACAATGGACTCATCGGTCAAAATGCTGGCCGCCATGATTGGCAAGGTGGCGTTTTTTGAGCCTGCGGCGGTGACGGCGCCGCGCAGAGGGCGGCCGCCGTGAAGGGAAAGAACGTCCATGTTCTATAACCTGTGATTGTGTGTGATTGTCGCCAGTGCTTGCTAAACCGCTAGCGGTTTAGCAGGTGTAAGCGGCAATTCAACCATTTTCATTTTCTGCTGTGAACTACAATTTCACGACGACGAACTAAATACGTTTGGCTTGCACAATCCGCGGGTGTCGGGCGGCGTCTTTGAGCGTGGGGCCTAATTCGAAACCGCCGTGGTGCGAAATCAACTCGCGCACGGCGGGCTCGGTCATCGGGCTGACTTCCAACAGCAGCCAACCGCCGGGTTCCAAATGTTGGGCGGCCTGGGGCACTAGCCGCTCGATGACTTCAGTTCCGCGCGGTCCGGCGACAAGCGCTTGTCGTGGCTCAAAGTCGCGAACCGAAGGGGGGAGTGTAGCAAATTCCGCCTGGCTGACATACGGCGGATTGCTGGCAATGATGTTAAATTTAAGTTCGGGCGGCAGGGCTGACAGCAGATTGCTTTCGAGAAATTCGATGCGGTCGGCGACTTGGTGATCGGCGGCGT
Coding sequences within:
- a CDS encoding DUF1569 domain-containing protein, which translates into the protein MSSPTTNTPVNTTKVTGRRELHFTKLADIQAEAERLAAGPVRQLGNWTLGQTFSHLARTMKMSLDGSDFRAPWYIRLLAPLLKNKFLRQTMKPGFKLTGDAARQLVAEVPVPTPDGLDDLRKTMDRMNCEPQRHPSPVFGPMTREEWDQLHLRHSEMHLSFFVPE
- the murA gene encoding UDP-N-acetylglucosamine 1-carboxyvinyltransferase codes for the protein MDVLSLHGGRPLRGAVTAAGSKNATLPIMAASILTDESIVLVGAPDVADVNTMALMLGHLGVEVKRHADATLHVHTVDSTPVTAPAELVDRMRASFCVLGPLLARRGRAVVALPGGCSIGPRPVDLHLQGLSAMGAKIRFDHNYIVAEAKFLHGAEMNLAGLHGPTVTGTANVLMAAVLAHGETIIHGAAREPEIIDLGKFLICLGARIDGLGSSTLHIHGVKQLGGTGTAGHRVIPDRIETGTLLLAGAITGGDVTVRSCRPDHLETVLAVLDDAGVTLDTGPNWIRAAIADRPLSFHFRALPYPGVPTDLQAQFTALAAIADGGSTIGDCVFPYRFAYVPELNRLGAQIEHIRDALAIHGVEQLSAAELTAPDLRAGAALVLAGLTAPGRTLIHQAQHLARGYEALPEKLQSLGAEIESPTHTCYTSDMMLASPGNQPKPGFSYEFPEDIEHHGDLGARGARSGPDSKYVAHRAG